Proteins encoded together in one Cydia pomonella isolate Wapato2018A chromosome 10, ilCydPomo1, whole genome shotgun sequence window:
- the LOC133522372 gene encoding cathepsin B-like: MAAIAVFAALLFTAFASAMSPLHPLSDEFIVLINSKQNSWKAGRNFPLSTPLAHIRKLTGVLKDDSLLTLPVREHDAALIASLPETFDPREKWPNCPTLNEIRDQGSCGSCWAFGAVEAMTDRVCTYSNGTKHFHFSAEDLLSCCPICGLGCNGGMPSLAWEYWKHFGLVSGGSYNSTQGCQPYEIPPCEHHVPGNRMPCNGDSKTPKCIKKCESGYDVEYGKDKHYGKHVFSVRGGEDHIKAELFKNGPVEGAFTVYADLLNYKSGVYSHTSGDALGGHAIKILGWGMENGKKYWLIANSWNSDWGDNGFFKILRGEDHCGIESSIVAGEPALDGL; encoded by the coding sequence ATGGCCGCTATCGCGGTATTCGCCGCGCTCCTTTTCACCGCCTTCGCTTCGGCGATGAGCCCGCTCCATCCGCTCTCCGATGAGTTCATAGTCCTCATAAACTCCAAACAGAACTCTTGGAAGGCCGGCCGCAACTTCCCACTCAGCACCCCTCTGGCGCACATCAGGAAATTAACCGGCGTGCTCAAGGATGACTCGCTTTTAACTCTGCCCGTGAGAGAACACGACGCCGCTCTCATCGCGAGTCTGCCGGAGACCTTTGACCCGAGAGAAAAATGGCCGAATTGTCCGACTTTGAACGAGATAAGAGACCAAGGATCCTGCGGAAGCTGCTGGGCGTTTGGAGCCGTCGAAGCTATGACTGATCGTGTTTGCACTTATTCGAACGGTACGAAACATTTCCACTTCTCTGCCGAAGATTTGCTGAGTTGCTGCCCGATTTGCGGCCTCGGCTGCAACGGCGGTATGCCGTCTTTAGCTTGGGAATACTGGAAACACTTTGGACTTGTATCAGGAGGTTCGTACAACTCCACCCAAGGTTGCCAGCCTTACGAGATCCCACCCTGCGAGCACCACGTCCCCGGCAACAGAATGCCTTGCAATGGCGATTCGAAAACGCCCAAATGTATCAAGAAATGCGAATCCGGATACGACGTTGAATACGGTAAAGACAAGCACTACGGTAAACATGTTTTTTCGGTTAGAGGCGGCGAGGATCATATCAAAGCGGAGTTGTTCAAAAACGGGCCTGTTGAAGGGGCGTTTACTGTATACGCGGATTTATTGAATTACAAAAGTGGGGTGTATTCGCACACATCGGGAGACGCGTTGGGTGGTCACGCTATCAAGATCCTTGGCTGGGGTATGGAGAACGGCAAGAAGTATTGGCTCATAGCTAACTCATGGAACAGCGATTGGGGCGATAACGGGTTTTTCAAGATCCTGCGTGGAGAGGACCACTGCGGTATCGAGAGTTCTATTGTGGCCGGTGAACCAGCGTTAGATggattataa
- the LOC133522349 gene encoding cathepsin B-like — protein sequence MYPLHSTNHFKTFYWHIYTEMAFSVRYCIIFFVAANAAAKDSFHPLSDEFISLINSKQTSWKAGRNFPLDTPSTHIEILMGAIEDPFFSTLPPKVHDADLIASLPENFDPREKWPDCPSLNDIRDQGSCGSCWAFGAVEAMTDRICTYSNGTKKFHFSADDLVSCCEFCGFGCYGGIPSAAWLYWEYFGIVSGGPYNSSQGCRPYEIPPCEHGVDGNRPMCEGHHETPDCVEECGSRYNVEYAKDKHQAIVAYSVSGEDHIKAELYAHGPVEAGFQVYEDFIHYKSGVYSYTSGILKGGHAIKILGWGVENGKKYWLCANSWNSDWGDKGFFKILRGEDHCGIESGVVAGEPDLDGFQ from the coding sequence ATGTACCCACTTCACTCAACAAATCATTTTAAGACATTTTACTGGCATATCTATACAGAAATGGCATTTTCAGTCCGATACTGCATCATATTCTTTGTTGCTGCTAACGCAGCGGCAAAAGATTCCTTCCATCCACTCTCCGACGAGTTCATATCTCTGATAAACTCAAAACAAACCTCTTGGAAAGCTGGCCGAAATTTCCCTTTGGACACTCCGAGTACACATATCGAGATTCTAATGGGAGCCATCGAGGATCCATTCTTTTCTACGCTGCCTCCCAAAGTTCATGACGCTGACCTGATAGCAAGCCTACCGGAAAACTTCGACCCGAGAGAGAAATGGCCTGATTGCCCAAGTCTAAACGACATAAGAGACCAAGGATCGTGTGGAAGTTGCTGGGCCTTTGGAGCTGTAGAAGCTATGACTGATAGAATTTGCACTTACTCAAATGGCACGAAGAAATTCCACTTCTCTGCTGATGACCTGGTGAGTTGCTGTGAATTTTGTGGATTCGGCTGTTATGGTGGTATTCCATCAGCAGCGTGGTTGTACTGGGAATATTTTGGCATTGTGTCTGGAGGACCATATAATTCATCTCAAGGTTGCAGGCCTTATGAGATTCCTCCTTGCGAGCACGGCGTAGATGGAAACAGGCCGATGTGTGAAGGGCATCATGAAACACCTGATTGCGTAGAAGAATGCGGATCGAGATATAATGTTGAATATGCTAAAGACAAGCACCAAGCAATAGTTGCTTATTCTGTTAGCGGCGAAGATCATATTAAAGCAGAATTATACGCTCACGGTCCCGTTGAGGCTGGGTTTCAAGTGTACGAAGATTTCATTCATTATAAGAGCGGAGTATATTCTTACACATCAGGGATACTTAAAGGGGGTCACGCTATCAAAATTTTAGGATGGGGTGTAGAGAATGGAAAGAAATACTGGTTGTGTGCTAATTCCTGGAACAGTGATTGGGGTGACAAAGGATTCTTCAAAATTCTTCGAGGTGAAGATCATTGCGGCATTGAAAGTGGAGTAGTAGCCGGGGAACCTGATTTAGatggatttcaataa